In Pantoea cypripedii, the DNA window TTGTCACCGGCGGGATAGCCCCCAATCCACAAGGTGTGGTGGCACAGGGCGGCGCGATTCTTCATCAGGAGAGCCAGTGCGGCTGGCATCGTACCCTTACCGATGCGGTGCATGCTGCGGGGGGCAAAATTGCCCTGCAAATTCTGCACGCGGGACGCTACAGCTATCAACGCAATCTGGTGGCCCCTTCGCCGTTACAGGCACCGATCAATCCCTTTATGCCGCAAGCGCTGAGCGAAGCCGACATTCTACAAACCATCGCCGATTTCGCCCATTGCGCCCGGCTGGCGCAGCAGGCGGGTTATGATGGCGTGGAGATCATGGGGTCGGAAGGCTATCTGATTAACCAGTTTCTGGTGGCGCACACTAACCAGCGCGAGGATGACTGGGGCGGCGATATCGCGCGACGTCAGCGTTTTGCGCTGGCGGTCACCCGTGCGGTGCGCGCTGCGGTGGGCAACGACTTCATTATTATCTTTCGTATTTCCATGCTTGATTTGGTGCACAACGGCAGCACGCTGGCCGAAACGCTACAGCTGGCGTCAGGGCTGGAGCAGTGCGGCGTCACGTTGTTTAACAGCGGTATCGGCTGGCATGAAGCGCGGATTCCCACCATCGCCACCTGCGTACCACGCGCCGGATTTGCCTGGGTCACGAAGCACCTGCGTGACCATGTTTCCGTACCGGTGATTGCCACCAACCGCATCAACCACCCGGCGGTGGCCGACGAGATCGTGCGTGACGGCATCGCCGACATGGTGTCGATGGCGCGCCCTTTCCTTGCCGATGCGGCATTTGTCAGTAAAGCTCAGGCCGGCAATGCCGAGGCCATTAACACCTGCATCGCCTGTAATCAGGCCTGTCTCGATCAGATTTTTGTCGGCAAGGTGACGTCCTGCCTGGTGAATCCACGCGCCTGCCATGAAACGCTGATGCCGGTGACTGCCGCTGCATCGCCAAAACGGCTGGCCGTGGTCGGCGCGGGTCCGGCGGGGATGGCATTTGCGTTGCAGGCAGCGCAGCGCGGTCACCAGGTCACGCTGTATGAAGCCGGGGAGCAGATCGGCGGGCAATTTAATATTGCCCGGCAAATCCCCGGCAAAGAGGAATTCGGCGAAACGCTGCGTTACTTCCGCCATCAGCTACAGGCCGCTGGCGTGACCATCCATACCCACTGCCGCGTCACGGCTGAGCAACTGGATGACGCCGATGAAGTGATCGTTGCCACCGGCATTGCCCCACGCCAGCTGACGTTACCCGGCATCGATCACCCCAGCGTTTTAAGCTATCTCGACGTGCTGCGCGATAAACAGCCGGTGGGTCAACGTGTGGCGATTATTGGCGCGGGCGGCATTGGTTTCGATACCGCAGAATTTCTGTTGCATCAGGCCACCCATCAGGAAGATTTCTATCAAAGCTGGGGCATTGATCCTTCGTTGCAGGCGCGGGGAGGATTACTGCCGCCTGCGCCACTGCCTGCCGATCGTCAGATCTGGCTGCTGCAACGTAAATCCGGCAAACCCGGTGCCGGGTTGGCTAAAACCACTGGCTGGATCCACCGCGCCAGCTTGCAGGCACACGGCGTGAAAATGTGGGGCGATGTGGAGTATCTGAAGATTGATGATGAGGGGCTGCACCTGCGCCATCTGGGTGAGGACATCACCCTGGCGGTGGATAATGTGGTGATTTGTGCCGGTCAGGAACCCCTGCGCGAGCTGGCCGATCAGCTCAGGGCGCGCGGTAAACCGGTCCGGCTGATTGGCGGTGCGGACGTGGCGCAGGAGCTGGATGCCCGCCGCGCCATTGCACAAGCGACTGAACTGGCGCTCAGCCTGTAATCAACGCAGTTTAACGGAACGCAGCACCACAAACTTGGCCGTTGACGCCACCAGCGTGCAGTTGCCGAACAGCTTTTTCATCTTGTGGTGATAATCGAGGTGACGGTTGCCAACGATGCGCAACTCGCCGCCATATTGCAGACAACGTTTGGCATCACGCAGCATTTGCCAGGCCAGATGATCGGTAACGGCATGCTGCTGATGGAACGGTGGATTACACAGCACCGCGTGCAGACGATCGGAGGGAAATCCGTTCAGCGAGTTGTTCACGCGGAACTGGCAGCGCGCTAAATCCTGCGGGCGGTTCACTTCGACGTTAAGACGGCTCGACGCCACCGCCATATAGGATTCATCAAAGAACAGCACCTCCGCCTGTGGGTTTTGCTCCAGCGCCATCAGGCCAATCACCCCATTGCCACAGCCGAGGTCGAGAATCTCCCCCTCCACATCATGTGGCAGATGCTGCATAAAAAAGCGTGCACCAATATCCAGCGAGCTACGGGAAAACACGTTAGCGTGGTTGTGGATCTGATAGTTGGTGTCATCCAGTGGCCAGACGGTGGTCGGTGCCTGCGCAGCCAGCTTTGGTGCCGTGTAACGGCTATAGACCAGGCGCGCCTTTTTCCATGCCAGCGATGTTTTGCTTTCGCCAAGGATGCGTTCAAACAGTTGCAGGGTGGAACTATGGATGTCTTTGGCTTTCGCCCCGGCCAGAATCAGCGTCTCAGGCGTCACTACGTCACGCAGGGCGCGCAGCTGATGCTCCAGCAGTGCCAGGGTTTTGGGGATTTTGATCATCACCACCGCCGGAGCCGCGGGCAGCGCCTCCAAGCTATCGAGAAACTGCACCTGATCTTCGTCCAGCTCATTGAGGTGCAGGTTTTGCCGTGCCGCCTGCTGGCTGAGCCATGAATCGCTGACATGCCAGACCTGGCGATGACTCAACCCGCAGGTCAGCGCACCAAAGCTGTCATTAAATAACAGCACCGGACCGTCCGGCAGCGTCTGCTGCAACAGATATTCATCTGCCGCATCCCACGCCTGCAAAGGGCTTTCTTCACGCATCGGTGGAAAGCGGTGCAGCGTCAGGGTGCGATCGGTCAGTTCAAGTTGGCTCATGGAATCTCCGGCGTGGTACACTTTGCGCGATTTTCGCCCTAAAAAGGGGGCGCAGTATACTGTCTTTCGCCGGGAATCCCAATGTCATTAATCTATCTGCAGGGTTACCCTGAACATATCCTCAGCCAGGTACAGAAACTGATTGAGCAGCAACGTCTGGGCGCTTTTTTACAGCAGCGCTATCCGGACATGCATGATCTGGTGAGCGACAAAGCGCTGTACGATTACACCCAGGGCCTGAAAAACCGCTACATGCGCAGCGCGCCGCCTGTGAGCAAAGTGATTTGGGATAATAAAATCAAGGTGATGAAACACGCCCTTGGCCTGCACACCGCCATCTCCCGCGTGCAGGGTGGCAACCTGAAGTCCAAAGCAGAAATCCGTATCTCCACCTTTTTCCGTCTCGCGCCGGAAGCCTTTCTGCGCATGATCGTGGTGCACGAACTGGCGCATCTGAAAGAGAAAGATCACAGCAAAGCCTTCTATCAACTCTGCTGCCATATGGAGCCGGATTACCATCAGCTGGAATTCGAC includes these proteins:
- a CDS encoding NADPH-dependent 2,4-dienoyl-CoA reductase; its protein translation is MTEYPALFTPLDLGFTQLKNRFLMGSMHTGLEEHTDGAERLAAFYAERAREGVALIVTGGIAPNPQGVVAQGGAILHQESQCGWHRTLTDAVHAAGGKIALQILHAGRYSYQRNLVAPSPLQAPINPFMPQALSEADILQTIADFAHCARLAQQAGYDGVEIMGSEGYLINQFLVAHTNQREDDWGGDIARRQRFALAVTRAVRAAVGNDFIIIFRISMLDLVHNGSTLAETLQLASGLEQCGVTLFNSGIGWHEARIPTIATCVPRAGFAWVTKHLRDHVSVPVIATNRINHPAVADEIVRDGIADMVSMARPFLADAAFVSKAQAGNAEAINTCIACNQACLDQIFVGKVTSCLVNPRACHETLMPVTAAASPKRLAVVGAGPAGMAFALQAAQRGHQVTLYEAGEQIGGQFNIARQIPGKEEFGETLRYFRHQLQAAGVTIHTHCRVTAEQLDDADEVIVATGIAPRQLTLPGIDHPSVLSYLDVLRDKQPVGQRVAIIGAGGIGFDTAEFLLHQATHQEDFYQSWGIDPSLQARGGLLPPAPLPADRQIWLLQRKSGKPGAGLAKTTGWIHRASLQAHGVKMWGDVEYLKIDDEGLHLRHLGEDITLAVDNVVICAGQEPLRELADQLRARGKPVRLIGGADVAQELDARRAIAQATELALSL
- the rlmG gene encoding 23S rRNA (guanine(1835)-N(2))-methyltransferase RlmG, coding for MSQLELTDRTLTLHRFPPMREESPLQAWDAADEYLLQQTLPDGPVLLFNDSFGALTCGLSHRQVWHVSDSWLSQQAARQNLHLNELDEDQVQFLDSLEALPAAPAVVMIKIPKTLALLEHQLRALRDVVTPETLILAGAKAKDIHSSTLQLFERILGESKTSLAWKKARLVYSRYTAPKLAAQAPTTVWPLDDTNYQIHNHANVFSRSSLDIGARFFMQHLPHDVEGEILDLGCGNGVIGLMALEQNPQAEVLFFDESYMAVASSRLNVEVNRPQDLARCQFRVNNSLNGFPSDRLHAVLCNPPFHQQHAVTDHLAWQMLRDAKRCLQYGGELRIVGNRHLDYHHKMKKLFGNCTLVASTAKFVVLRSVKLR
- a CDS encoding M48 family metallopeptidase, with the protein product MSLIYLQGYPEHILSQVQKLIEQQRLGAFLQQRYPDMHDLVSDKALYDYTQGLKNRYMRSAPPVSKVIWDNKIKVMKHALGLHTAISRVQGGNLKSKAEIRISTFFRLAPEAFLRMIVVHELAHLKEKDHSKAFYQLCCHMEPDYHQLEFDARLWMTEQALRGNAA